A window of Nitrosopumilus sp. b3 contains these coding sequences:
- a CDS encoding 30S ribosomal protein S5, whose product MSQTAQSKGKPGQRGRGPPVYGSGPPGGAKGGDRPRRPRREPEEEVWIPKTILGQKVASGEISSLEEIIESGLRIQESGIIKKLLPDLKSEVVDVGIIQKMTSNGQSTRFKAIVAAGNENGYLGIGQGKSKQMRIAIEKATSQAFLNVNPIKLGCGSWECRCDQKHSVPFKVKGKGGSVTIEIIPAPRGLGLVAGGKIKRLLELAGLKDAWTTAKGSTPTMNSTSKAILDCLRQTFSQG is encoded by the coding sequence ATGAGCCAAACTGCACAATCTAAAGGCAAACCAGGTCAAAGAGGACGAGGCCCACCAGTTTATGGTAGTGGTCCACCAGGTGGAGCCAAAGGAGGAGATCGTCCAAGAAGACCAAGAAGAGAGCCAGAAGAGGAAGTCTGGATTCCAAAAACAATCTTAGGTCAAAAAGTTGCATCAGGGGAAATTTCATCTTTAGAAGAAATTATAGAATCGGGATTAAGAATTCAAGAATCAGGAATCATCAAGAAACTATTGCCTGACTTGAAAAGTGAAGTTGTAGATGTTGGTATCATTCAAAAAATGACTTCAAACGGACAGTCGACTAGATTCAAAGCAATTGTTGCTGCTGGAAATGAAAACGGTTACTTGGGAATTGGCCAAGGTAAATCAAAACAGATGAGAATTGCAATTGAAAAGGCAACCAGTCAAGCTTTCCTTAATGTTAACCCAATCAAACTAGGATGTGGCAGTTGGGAATGCAGATGTGATCAAAAACATTCAGTCCCATTCAAGGTAAAGGGAAAAGGTGGAAGTGTTACAATTGAAATTATTCCTGCACCTAGAGGATTAGGACTTGTTGCAGGTGGTAAAATTAAACGATTATTGGAATTAGCTGGTCTCAAAGATGCATGGACTACTGCAAAGGGCTCCACACCTACGATGAACTCTACTTCTAAAGCAATTCTGGACTGTCTAAGACAGACATTTAGTCAAGGTTGA
- a CDS encoding 50S ribosomal protein L18, with protein MAYSKILRRLREEKTNYKKRGTMLMGKRDFITVNITNENTQVQILKPGMEGDKVVASAHSRYLLEKGWKGSRKSVPAAYLTGYLAGKKALGQGAKDAILYTGTRRYTQRMAAALKGVIDAGVEVPANEETFPPEDRINGEHLTVKNEVSKMKSTIDSEVK; from the coding sequence ATGGCCTATTCGAAAATATTACGTAGACTTAGAGAGGAAAAGACCAATTACAAAAAACGTGGCACCATGTTGATGGGTAAACGCGATTTTATCACTGTAAATATTACTAATGAAAATACTCAAGTACAAATTCTAAAGCCTGGAATGGAAGGCGATAAAGTGGTTGCATCTGCACACTCTAGATATCTCCTTGAGAAAGGATGGAAGGGGTCTAGAAAAAGTGTACCTGCAGCATATCTTACTGGATATTTGGCAGGCAAGAAAGCACTTGGTCAAGGTGCCAAGGATGCAATTCTTTACACTGGCACAAGACGTTATACACAAAGAATGGCAGCAGCCCTCAAAGGAGTAATTGACGCTGGAGTAGAGGTACCAGCAAACGAAGAGACATTCCCACCAGAGGATAGAATCAATGGTGAACATCTTACAGTAAAAAATGAAGTATCAAAAATGAAATCTACAATCGACAGTGAGGTCAAATAG
- a CDS encoding uL15 family ribosomal protein has protein sequence MATRLRKTRRLRGGRHMGWGQVGQHRASGHKGGLGVTGMLKHHWSSTLKYEPDHYGHEAPKRPHPNITKTWTSIRDLDDLFLKLGKEEGGKKIVDLTSAGYEKLLGGGKIANAYSVKVKQFTATAEEKLKAVGGEVLADNG, from the coding sequence ATGGCAACAAGATTGAGAAAAACTAGACGACTCAGAGGCGGAAGACACATGGGATGGGGACAAGTAGGTCAACACCGCGCAAGTGGTCACAAAGGTGGTCTTGGAGTTACCGGTATGCTAAAGCATCATTGGAGTTCTACTTTAAAATATGAGCCAGATCATTATGGTCATGAAGCACCTAAACGCCCTCACCCAAATATTACAAAAACATGGACTAGCATCAGAGATCTTGATGACTTGTTCTTAAAGCTCGGTAAAGAAGAAGGAGGAAAGAAGATCGTAGACCTTACAAGTGCAGGATACGAAAAACTCCTTGGTGGCGGAAAAATAGCAAATGCCTATTCCGTCAAAGTAAAACAATTCACTGCAACTGCAGAAGAAAAGCTAAAAGCTGTTGGGGGAGAGGTGTTAGCAGATAATGGCTGA
- a CDS encoding 50S ribosomal protein L30, which produces MANAYLVVRIKGQADCPYWATHTMTLLKLDKKYRATILPAKENTLGMLRKVQHYVSWIELDASLAKELIDKKARKGGYQKITPEDLKELGFSSSDELGTALAEGKAILSKLKPLKPWFALAPPKLGFKKSTKRLYGNKGILGQNKELDTIVRRMI; this is translated from the coding sequence ATGGCAAATGCATATCTTGTTGTTAGAATTAAAGGCCAAGCCGATTGCCCCTACTGGGCAACACATACTATGACTTTGCTAAAATTAGATAAAAAATACCGTGCAACAATTTTGCCTGCCAAAGAAAACACTCTAGGTATGCTAAGAAAAGTACAGCACTATGTTTCCTGGATTGAACTAGATGCATCATTGGCAAAAGAACTAATTGATAAAAAAGCAAGAAAAGGTGGTTATCAAAAAATTACTCCTGAAGATCTCAAAGAACTAGGATTTTCAAGTTCTGATGAATTAGGAACTGCATTGGCAGAAGGAAAAGCTATACTATCTAAATTAAAACCACTAAAACCTTGGTTTGCCTTGGCACCACCAAAACTTGGATTCAAAAAAAGTACAAAGAGACTTTATGGAAACAAGGGAATACTTGGACAAAATAAAGAACTTGACACAATTGTTAGGAGAATGATTTGA
- the secY gene encoding preprotein translocase subunit SecY — MAEGTITSIIRKVVFKAEPYLPQVPKPKKKIPLPTRLLWCGVALLIYMVMGQTPLFGATAPQFDFLAFARVIFASQQGTLVELGIGPIVTAGLLMQLLRGSDILKFDFKKPEERGIFQTATKIVTYIVIVAESIVYAAAVYGPGVSEPYFLYVMIGQLMAASIIIMFLDELIQKGWGLGSGISLFIMAGVAQQILWSLFSPLPAGDGGTIGIIPYLGQSIMTGDLSNVFFRSNQLPSVFGIFLTAGILLILVFTQGMKIEIPIVSTKYRGFSAVYPIKLMYVSNIPVILASALTANAVFIFQMLWANMNPRNNNFFMNFIAQFDPTSPSTPIGGIIYYMTPPRGLDVAALDPMRAVGYVLFMVGIVVVFGRLWVELGGLSPKSAAQNLLDADVQIPGFRRSNKPVEALLNKYIPSVTIIGSMILGLLAGVSDVLGVFGSGIGILLMVDILINYYTQLVREQVEVVMPRLGALLGRK, encoded by the coding sequence ATGGCTGAGGGTACTATCACTAGTATTATTCGAAAAGTAGTTTTCAAAGCAGAACCCTATCTTCCTCAAGTTCCAAAACCAAAAAAGAAAATTCCACTACCAACTAGACTGCTGTGGTGTGGGGTAGCATTACTGATCTACATGGTAATGGGTCAGACTCCATTATTTGGTGCAACAGCTCCACAGTTTGACTTTTTAGCATTTGCTAGAGTAATTTTTGCATCCCAACAAGGAACTCTTGTTGAATTGGGAATTGGACCCATAGTTACAGCTGGACTCTTGATGCAATTGCTGAGGGGTTCGGATATCCTAAAATTTGATTTTAAAAAACCAGAAGAGAGAGGAATCTTTCAGACAGCAACTAAAATTGTAACATACATTGTAATTGTTGCAGAATCAATCGTTTATGCCGCTGCAGTATATGGACCTGGAGTTTCAGAGCCATACTTTTTGTATGTGATGATAGGACAGCTGATGGCCGCATCCATAATCATCATGTTCTTAGATGAATTAATTCAGAAAGGTTGGGGTCTGGGCAGTGGAATCAGTCTTTTCATTATGGCAGGTGTTGCACAACAGATTCTTTGGAGCTTGTTTAGTCCTTTACCTGCGGGCGATGGGGGAACGATTGGTATTATTCCGTATCTTGGCCAATCAATAATGACTGGTGATTTATCAAATGTGTTCTTCCGTTCGAATCAACTTCCGAGTGTCTTTGGTATATTTTTGACGGCAGGAATCTTGTTAATCCTTGTATTTACACAAGGAATGAAGATTGAGATTCCAATTGTATCTACAAAATACAGAGGCTTCTCTGCTGTGTATCCAATCAAATTGATGTATGTATCAAACATTCCAGTAATTTTGGCATCAGCCCTTACGGCAAATGCTGTTTTCATTTTTCAGATGTTGTGGGCAAACATGAACCCGCGGAATAATAATTTCTTCATGAACTTTATTGCGCAGTTTGACCCGACGAGTCCATCTACTCCGATAGGTGGTATCATTTACTATATGACACCTCCAAGAGGCTTGGACGTTGCAGCATTGGATCCAATGCGTGCTGTGGGATATGTGTTGTTTATGGTAGGAATTGTAGTTGTATTTGGAAGACTATGGGTAGAGCTTGGTGGTTTGTCCCCCAAGAGTGCTGCTCAGAACTTACTTGATGCAGATGTGCAAATTCCTGGATTTAGAAGATCAAACAAACCAGTTGAAGCATTGTTGAACAAATACATTCCATCAGTTACAATTATTGGTTCTATGATTTTGGGCCTCCTAGCAGGTGTTTCTGATGTTCTTGGTGTATTTGGTTCTGGAATTGGAATTTTACTTATGGTAGATATTCTCATTAACTATTACACACAGTTAGTAAGAGAACAAGTAGAAGTCGTCATGCCGCGTTTGGGTGCTTTACTTGGAAGGAAATAA
- a CDS encoding cytidylate kinase family protein, translating to MTKSIVISGPPAVGKTTVAKGLAEEFQLEYLSGGDVLKEMAIEEGYQSDGDDWWDTEEGMSFLNKRENDSKYDRALDEKLTLLFKKGGVVITSYTLPWLISDGIKIWLEGSHESSTQRMQTRDNMSPQQAYEITKERFNKNKALYKKLYDFDFGEDKSVFDLIINTDHLSAQQVIDVAKETVRKLL from the coding sequence TTGACAAAATCTATAGTAATCTCTGGCCCTCCTGCAGTAGGTAAAACAACTGTTGCCAAAGGATTGGCAGAAGAATTTCAACTAGAATATCTTAGTGGTGGTGATGTTCTAAAAGAGATGGCAATAGAGGAAGGATATCAATCTGATGGAGACGACTGGTGGGATACTGAAGAAGGAATGAGTTTTCTCAATAAACGTGAAAATGATTCAAAATATGATAGAGCACTCGATGAAAAATTAACTTTACTATTCAAGAAAGGTGGTGTGGTGATCACTAGTTACACTTTGCCTTGGTTAATCTCAGACGGAATTAAAATTTGGTTGGAAGGCTCACATGAAAGTAGTACTCAAAGAATGCAAACAAGGGATAACATGAGCCCTCAGCAAGCATATGAAATCACAAAAGAGAGATTTAACAAAAATAAGGCATTGTACAAAAAACTTTATGATTTTGATTTTGGTGAGGATAAATCTGTATTTGACTTGATTATTAATACAGATCATCTATCAGCCCAACAAGTAATTGATGTTGCAAAAGAAACTGTGAGAAAATTACTATGA
- a CDS encoding adenylate kinase has protein sequence MLYLEGNKRIILVGIPGVGKTTILKKMVEILKKHNKTVHVVSFGTLMFEVAKENGIKDRDELRHLPVSKQQHLQKTSAEKIAAYDEQVVIVDTHAFINSPEGYYPGLPEHVLKIIKPTNFVSVSAKPEEIYNRRMKDETRNRDKITLPNINKELDIQSAMISACTVLTGSPVKHILNREGKIDEAIDKIINALGL, from the coding sequence GTGCTTTACTTGGAAGGAAATAAGCGAATTATCCTTGTAGGAATTCCAGGTGTAGGAAAAACCACAATTTTAAAAAAAATGGTAGAAATCCTAAAGAAACATAACAAAACTGTCCATGTGGTCAGCTTTGGAACTTTGATGTTTGAAGTTGCAAAAGAAAATGGTATCAAAGATAGAGATGAGCTTAGACATTTACCTGTAAGTAAACAACAACATCTTCAAAAAACATCTGCTGAGAAAATTGCGGCATATGATGAGCAAGTAGTAATAGTCGACACTCATGCATTTATCAATTCACCTGAGGGTTACTATCCAGGATTACCTGAACATGTTTTGAAAATTATTAAACCCACAAACTTTGTTTCAGTTTCAGCAAAACCTGAAGAGATCTACAACCGACGAATGAAAGACGAAACACGAAATCGTGACAAAATCACTCTTCCTAATATAAATAAGGAATTAGATATTCAATCTGCAATGATATCTGCATGTACTGTTCTTACAGGCTCCCCTGTGAAACATATTCTTAATAGAGAAGGAAAGATTGATGAAGCCATAGACAAAATAATTAATGCATTAGGACTGTAA
- a CDS encoding EMC3/TMCO1 family protein, protein MDFNFILLFIESIPLQFDIFGGEARQALGSDDPIIKGLILSMFAVSGFGILLNLFNAGVRKKMVDQTKLKRIMKETRGWQKERMAAMRAKDTAKAAELGKKSAYMNKMSMEMMQMNMRPMMITFVPLILIFYFVLPQLFSYTVAISPIPLNVIPGDMFQLTCTAEHAAIEGDPCFGQENSLYLWAWYFLSSIAFSGIIMKLTKTSMDLS, encoded by the coding sequence ATGGACTTTAACTTTATTCTACTATTTATCGAATCAATTCCCCTGCAGTTTGATATCTTTGGTGGTGAGGCAAGACAAGCACTTGGTAGTGATGATCCAATAATCAAAGGATTAATCCTTTCGATGTTTGCAGTTTCTGGATTTGGAATCTTGTTGAATCTATTCAATGCTGGTGTTAGAAAGAAGATGGTAGACCAAACAAAACTAAAACGAATTATGAAAGAAACACGTGGCTGGCAAAAAGAAAGAATGGCTGCCATGAGAGCAAAAGATACTGCAAAAGCAGCTGAACTTGGAAAAAAATCTGCATACATGAACAAAATGTCTATGGAGATGATGCAGATGAATATGCGTCCGATGATGATTACCTTTGTTCCATTAATTTTGATATTTTATTTTGTACTGCCTCAATTGTTTTCATATACTGTGGCAATATCCCCCATCCCACTAAATGTAATCCCAGGTGATATGTTCCAACTAACATGTACTGCTGAACATGCAGCGATAGAGGGTGATCCTTGTTTTGGTCAAGAAAATTCTTTGTATCTCTGGGCTTGGTATTTCCTTTCATCTATTGCATTTAGTGGCATTATTATGAAACTGACGAAAACCTCGATGGATCTCAGTTGA